Proteins from one Hemicordylus capensis ecotype Gifberg chromosome 7, rHemCap1.1.pri, whole genome shotgun sequence genomic window:
- the TXLNA gene encoding alpha-taxilin isoform X2: protein MKNQDGEGKAAVLPASPSKTNSSLGLEDGGDLVEAPVASMASQECLHQPKMCTCKSLVEGSVGTPVSEEQGKKEASLEEETASQLHQPATCDVSEELSRQLEDILNTYCMDTNQEGPGDDNGQSEPVELDEAEKCRSESPRNGEQEQSCPEINGEKESLRGAHDEGSERDQKRAQEKKKAKGLGKEITLLMQTLNTLSTSEEKLAALCKKYAELLEEHRNSQKQMKTLQKKQTQLVQEKDHLRSEHSKAILARSKLESLCRELQRHNRTLKEEGVQRAREEEEKRKEVTSHFQVTLNDIQLQMEQHNERNAKLRQENMELAERLKKLIEQYELREEHIDKVFKHKDLQQQLVDAKLQQAQEMLKEAEERHQREKDFLLKEAVESQRMCELMKQQETHLKQQLALYTEKFEEFQNTLSKSSEVFTTFKQEMEKMTKKIKKLEKETTMYRSRWESSNKALLEMAEEKTLRDKELEGLQVKIQRLEKLCRALQTERNDLNKKVQDLCAFTAPAAGMDSPAPPNNPSPGSSEELAPQGPPVGECLALAQAVCCTGPAESLGEPSIGGPPQEETEEAANSAE, encoded by the exons ATGAAAAACCAAGATGGAGAAGGCAAAGCAGCCGTGTTACCTGCCAGTCCATCCAAAACAAATAGCAGCCTGGGACTGGAAGACGGTGGTGACTTAGTTGAGGCTCCTGTCGCATCCATGGCAAGCCAGGAATGTCTGCACCAGCCCAAGATGTGCACCTGCAAATCTTTGGTTGAGGGAAGTGTTGGGACACCAGTGAGCGAGGAACAGGGCAAGAAAGAGG catctctggaggaagagacTGCCTCCCAGCTGCACCAGCCTGCCACTTGCGATGTCTCTGAAGAGCTGAGCAGGCAGCTGGAGGACATTCTGAACACGTACTGCATGGACACTAACCAGGAAGGCCCAGGAGATGACAATGGGCAGAGTGAGCCTGTAGAGCTGGATGAGGCGGAGAAGTGCCGGAGCGAGTCCCCAAGGAATGGCGAGCAGGAGCAGAGCTGCCCTGAGATAAATGGGGAGAAAGAGAGCCTCCGGGGGGCCCATGACGAGGGCAGTGAGCGTGATCAGAAACGAGCTCAGGAAAAAAAGAAGGCCAAGGGGCTCG GCAAGGAGATCACATTGCTCATGCAGACCCTCAACACCCTCAGCACATCTGAGGAGAAGCTGGCAGCCCTGTGCAAGAAGTATGCTGAACTG CTGGAAGAGCACAGAAACTCTCAGAAACAGATGAAGACCTTACAGAAAAAGCAGACCCAGTTGGTGCAGGAGAAGGACCATCTACGGAGCGAGCACAGCAAGGCCATCTTGGCCCGCAGCAAGCTGGAGAGCCTGTGCCGGGAGCTCCAGAGGCACAACCGCACCCTCAAG GAGGAAGGCGTCCAACGAGCCcgagaggaagaggaaaagcGGAAGGAGGTGACGTCCCACTTCCAGGTGACGCTCAACGACATCCAGCTGCAGATGGAGCAGCACAACGAGCGCAACGCCAAGCTGCGCCAGGAGAACATGGAGCTGGCCGAAAGGCTGAAGAAACTCATTGAGCAGTACGAGCTGCGGGAGGAG CACATCGACAAGGTCTTCAAACACAAGGACTTGCAGCAGCAACTGGTGGACGCCAAACTCCAGCAGGCCCAGGAGATGCTGAAGGAGGCCGAGGAGAGGCACCAGCGAGAGAAGGACTTT CTCCTGAAAGAAGCCGTGGAGTCCCAGAGAATGTGCGAGTTAATGAAGCAGCAGGAGACGCATCTGAAGCAGCAG CTGGCCCTCTACACAGAGAAGTTTGAAGAGTTCCAGAATACACTTTCCAAAAGCAGCGAAGTGTTTACCACCTTCAAACAAGAAATGGAGAAG ATGACTAAGAAGATCAAGAAGCTTGAAAAAGAGACCACAATGTACAGGTCCCGCTGGGAAAGCAGCAACAAGGCCCTTCTGGAAATGGCCGAAGAG AAAACCCTCCGGGACAAAGAACTGGAGGGCCTCCAGGTGAAAATTCAGCGCCTTGAGAAATTGTGCCGGGCACTGCAGACAGAGCGCAACGACCTGAATAAGAAGGTGCAAGACCTTTGTGCCTTCACAGCTCCAGCTGCTGGCATGGACAGCCCGGCGCCTCCAAATAATCCATCTCCAGGCAGCTCAGAGGAGCTGGCACCACAGGGCCCTCCAGTGGGGGAGTGCCTTGCTTTGGCACAGGCTGTGTGCTGCACAGGACCTGCAGAGAGCCTTGGCGAACCGAGCATAGGAGGGCCTCCTCAGGAAGAGACTGAGGAAGCCGCTAACTCAGCCGAgtaa
- the TXLNA gene encoding alpha-taxilin isoform X1, which translates to MKNQDGEGKAAVLPASPSKTNSSLGLEDGGDLVEAPVASMASQECLHQPKMCTCKSLVEGSVGTPVSEEQGKKEASLEEETASQLHQPATCDVSEELSRQLEDILNTYCMDTNQEGPGDDNGQSEPVELDEAEKCRSESPRNGEQEQSCPEINGEKESLRGAHDEGSERDQKRAQEKKKAKGLGKEITLLMQTLNTLSTSEEKLAALCKKYAELVSSDKLEEHRNSQKQMKTLQKKQTQLVQEKDHLRSEHSKAILARSKLESLCRELQRHNRTLKEEGVQRAREEEEKRKEVTSHFQVTLNDIQLQMEQHNERNAKLRQENMELAERLKKLIEQYELREEHIDKVFKHKDLQQQLVDAKLQQAQEMLKEAEERHQREKDFLLKEAVESQRMCELMKQQETHLKQQLALYTEKFEEFQNTLSKSSEVFTTFKQEMEKMTKKIKKLEKETTMYRSRWESSNKALLEMAEEKTLRDKELEGLQVKIQRLEKLCRALQTERNDLNKKVQDLCAFTAPAAGMDSPAPPNNPSPGSSEELAPQGPPVGECLALAQAVCCTGPAESLGEPSIGGPPQEETEEAANSAE; encoded by the exons ATGAAAAACCAAGATGGAGAAGGCAAAGCAGCCGTGTTACCTGCCAGTCCATCCAAAACAAATAGCAGCCTGGGACTGGAAGACGGTGGTGACTTAGTTGAGGCTCCTGTCGCATCCATGGCAAGCCAGGAATGTCTGCACCAGCCCAAGATGTGCACCTGCAAATCTTTGGTTGAGGGAAGTGTTGGGACACCAGTGAGCGAGGAACAGGGCAAGAAAGAGG catctctggaggaagagacTGCCTCCCAGCTGCACCAGCCTGCCACTTGCGATGTCTCTGAAGAGCTGAGCAGGCAGCTGGAGGACATTCTGAACACGTACTGCATGGACACTAACCAGGAAGGCCCAGGAGATGACAATGGGCAGAGTGAGCCTGTAGAGCTGGATGAGGCGGAGAAGTGCCGGAGCGAGTCCCCAAGGAATGGCGAGCAGGAGCAGAGCTGCCCTGAGATAAATGGGGAGAAAGAGAGCCTCCGGGGGGCCCATGACGAGGGCAGTGAGCGTGATCAGAAACGAGCTCAGGAAAAAAAGAAGGCCAAGGGGCTCG GCAAGGAGATCACATTGCTCATGCAGACCCTCAACACCCTCAGCACATCTGAGGAGAAGCTGGCAGCCCTGTGCAAGAAGTATGCTGAACTGGTCAGTTCTGACAAG CTGGAAGAGCACAGAAACTCTCAGAAACAGATGAAGACCTTACAGAAAAAGCAGACCCAGTTGGTGCAGGAGAAGGACCATCTACGGAGCGAGCACAGCAAGGCCATCTTGGCCCGCAGCAAGCTGGAGAGCCTGTGCCGGGAGCTCCAGAGGCACAACCGCACCCTCAAG GAGGAAGGCGTCCAACGAGCCcgagaggaagaggaaaagcGGAAGGAGGTGACGTCCCACTTCCAGGTGACGCTCAACGACATCCAGCTGCAGATGGAGCAGCACAACGAGCGCAACGCCAAGCTGCGCCAGGAGAACATGGAGCTGGCCGAAAGGCTGAAGAAACTCATTGAGCAGTACGAGCTGCGGGAGGAG CACATCGACAAGGTCTTCAAACACAAGGACTTGCAGCAGCAACTGGTGGACGCCAAACTCCAGCAGGCCCAGGAGATGCTGAAGGAGGCCGAGGAGAGGCACCAGCGAGAGAAGGACTTT CTCCTGAAAGAAGCCGTGGAGTCCCAGAGAATGTGCGAGTTAATGAAGCAGCAGGAGACGCATCTGAAGCAGCAG CTGGCCCTCTACACAGAGAAGTTTGAAGAGTTCCAGAATACACTTTCCAAAAGCAGCGAAGTGTTTACCACCTTCAAACAAGAAATGGAGAAG ATGACTAAGAAGATCAAGAAGCTTGAAAAAGAGACCACAATGTACAGGTCCCGCTGGGAAAGCAGCAACAAGGCCCTTCTGGAAATGGCCGAAGAG AAAACCCTCCGGGACAAAGAACTGGAGGGCCTCCAGGTGAAAATTCAGCGCCTTGAGAAATTGTGCCGGGCACTGCAGACAGAGCGCAACGACCTGAATAAGAAGGTGCAAGACCTTTGTGCCTTCACAGCTCCAGCTGCTGGCATGGACAGCCCGGCGCCTCCAAATAATCCATCTCCAGGCAGCTCAGAGGAGCTGGCACCACAGGGCCCTCCAGTGGGGGAGTGCCTTGCTTTGGCACAGGCTGTGTGCTGCACAGGACCTGCAGAGAGCCTTGGCGAACCGAGCATAGGAGGGCCTCCTCAGGAAGAGACTGAGGAAGCCGCTAACTCAGCCGAgtaa